In Fibrobacterota bacterium, the DNA window TCGCCTCCGGGCCGCTCGATTTCGCCCACTACGCCCGGCGTGCCTGGTCCGAACCTATGGTGAAGCCGCTGGGGCTGGGGGACATGCAGATCGCCCGCTACGCGCTGGACCTTTCCGAATCGCCAGAGCCGCTCATCTCTCTAACCGGAACGCGTCCCCGGTCGGGCCACGCTCCTGTCCCCGAGGATTGGAAGTTGCACCTGACCGACGCCGGCCGAACGCGACTGGAGGAAGCGGAATCCGATCCCCTGGCCGAACCGGCTTCCCGTAACGGACATGTTACCCAGGCGGCAGCCCCTCGCGGCCCGAAGCGGAAGAAAGCCGTGAAAGCGACCCCGAAGGCCGCGGGGAAACCCCGGCGTCATTCCCCCAAATAGGCTTCCTGGACGCGAGGATCCTTGGCCAGGTCGCCCGAAGGACCGCTCATAGTGATGCGTCCGGTCTCGAGCACGTAGGCGTGCTTTGATCGGGCCAAGGCCAGGTTGGCATTCTGCTCTACCAGCAGCACCGTGGTTCCGTCCGCGTTGATGCGCGCGATGGCGTCGAAGATGGCCTTCACCACCAACGGGGCCAAGCCCAGCGAAGGCTCGTCCAGCAGCAGCAGGCGCGGGTTCGCCATCAGCGCCCGGCCGATGGCGAGCATTTGCTGTTCTCCCCCGCTCAAGGTTCCGGCCATCTGGGCCAGGCGTTCCTTCAGGCGCGGGAACAATTCGTAAACGTGATCGAGGTCGCGACGGAGCTTCTTCCCGTCCCTTCCCAGGTAGCCGCCCAGCTCCAGGTTCTCGCGCACCGTAAGGTTGGCGAATACGGCGCGCCCTTCCGGCACCAAGGCGATGCCTAGGGCGGCGATCTTGTGGGTGGGCATGCGGTTGAGCTTGCGCCCCTCGAACAGCACTTCGCCGGCATACGGTTGTACCAATCCCATGATGCTGCGCAAGGTGGTGGATTTCCCCGCCCCGTTGGAGCCGATCAGGGTGGCCAGGCCGCCTTTCTCCACCGAGAAGCTGACCTCGGTTAAGGCGGCGATGGCGCCGTAGCGGCTGGAGACCTGCTTTAGTTCAAGCATGCTCTTGCCCCAGGTAGGCCTCGATCACCTTCGGGTCGCTGCGGATCGCCCCCGGTTCCCCGATGGCGATGCCTTCCCCGTGCACCAGCACCTGGATGCGCTCGCACACGCCCATGACGACCTTCATGTTGTGCTCCACCAGCAGGATGGAAACCTTGAACTCGTCGCGCACCCGGCGGATAAGGCGCATGAGATCGGCCGACTCCTGCGGATTCATGCCCGCGGCGGGCTCGTCCAGAAGCAATAGGCGCGGCTTGGCCGCCAATGCGCGCGCGATCTCCAGCCTCCGTTGCGAGCCGTACGGCAGGTTGGCGGCCTGCTCGTTCTCCAAATGCCCCATCTGGAACAACTCCAGCAGGCGCAACGCGTCCGCGCGGAACTCCTCTTCCTCGCGCAGGAAATCCGCGGTCCGGAATATCGCGCCGGCCAGGCTTTGCCGCCGATGCATATGGCGCGAGACCATGACGTTCTCCAGCACGGTCAGATCGGGAAACAGGCGGATGTTCTGGAAGGTGCGCGCGATGCCGGCCGCGGCGATCCGGTGCGGCGGACGTCCCTGCACCTCGCGACCGGCGAAACGGATGGTACCCGCGGTGGGCGCGTAGACGCCGGTGATGAGGTTGAAAACCGTGGTCTTACCCGCGCCGTTGGGCCCGATGAGCCCGAACAATTCGCCTTCGGCCACGGTGAAGCTAAGATCCTTCACCGCTACGAGACCGCCGAAACGGATGGTCACGCTCGCGACCTCCAGCAAGCCGGCCATCAGGGTTTCGCCTTCCGTTTCCCGCGGCCCCCGAACAAGGACGCCGTGCCCAGCAAGCCCTGCGGACGGAAGATCATGATGAGGATGAGGGCCAGGGAATAGATGACCATGCGCATGCCTTCGAAGCCGCGGAAGGCCTCCGGCAGGATGGTGAGCAACACCGCGCCTAGCACCGCGCCTTCGATGCTGCCCAGCCCGCCGATGGAGACCATGATGATGATCTCGAAGGACTTCACGAAGGTGAAGGAGTTGGTATGCAGATACATGGTGAAATGCCCGAACAGGCAACCCGCCATGCCGGCGAACACCGCGCCGATCACGAAGGCGAGCACCTTATGGCGGGTGACGTCGATGCCCATGGCTTGCGCCGCGATCTCGTTCTCGCGGATGGCCAGGAAGGCGCGGCCGTAGCTGGAGCGCACGAGGTTGCGCACGGTCGCGATGACGGCGAAGACCAGCAGGTAGACCCAGAAGAAGTTACTCAGCTTGGGGATGCCCCCGAACCCGCGCGCCCCGCCCACCGCGTCGATATTGAGGATGAGCACGCGGATGATTTCCCCGAAGCCCAAGGTTACGATGGCCAGGTAATCGCCGCGCAAGCGCAAGGAAGGGATGCCCACCAATAGGCCCGCCAAGGCGGTGGCGATGGCCGCCGCCAACAGCGCGGCCAAAAGCACCCCGGTATCCTGGCCGAGGGGCGGCAGAAAAGCCAGCGCGGAACGAAGGGCCGGCCCGCCGTAAAAGCTGACCGAAGCCGCGACGTAGGCGCCCACGGCGAAAAAGCCCGCATGCCCGATGGAAAATTGGCCCGTGATGCCGTTGGTGAGGTTGAGGCTCACCGCCAGCACGATATTGATGCCGGCGAGAATGAGGATCTGGTAGTAATAAGGGCCCTGCCGGATAGGCCCGTCCAGGAGCAGGGCCGATAAGCCCCATTGCAGGACCAGGAGCGCCAAGGGCGCGCCCAACAGCCAGAGCAGGCGTTTCACCACGGCCGGCATCAAACCTTTTCCACCTGCCCCTTGCCCAGGATGCCGGAAGGCTTGAACAAAAGGATGGCGATCAGTATCAAGAAGGCGATCGCATCCCGGTACGTCGAGGAACCGTAGCCGGCCACCATCACCTCGGCCAGCCCCAGGATGAGGCCGCCGATCACCGCGCCGAAGATGTTGCCGATGCCGCCCAGCACGGCGGCCACGAAGGCCTTGAGCCCCGTCATCACGCCCATCAGGGGATCGATGCCGGGGATGTTGATGGAAACCAACACCCCGCCGGCCGCCGCCAATGCCGAACCCAGCGCGAAGGTGAGGGCGATGATGCGATCGGTATCGATGCCCATCAGCTTGGCCGCGTCCAGATTGAAGGAGACCGCGCGCATGGCCTTGCCGGTGCGGGTGCGGTAGATGAAAAGATTGAGCAGCACCATCAGCAGCACGGCCATGATCAACACCACCATCTGCTGGTTGGTGATGATGACCCCGCCCAAGTGCCAAGCCTTTTCCGGGATCAGCTGCGGGAAGAATTTAGGCTCCGCGCCGAAGACGAGCTGGCTGCTGTACTCGATCAGCAAGGAGACGCCGATGGCGATGATGAGGAGGGTCAGCCGCGAGGCCCGCCGGACCGGGCGGTAGGCCAGGCGCTCGATGAGCAGGCCCGCGATCGCGCAGCCGATCATGGACGCCGCCAGCACCTCGAAGGTATCCAGCCAGGGGTTGCCGCTCATGTAGGGCCGCAGGAACCGCGCCGAGTAATAGCCGAAATATGCCCCCAGCATGTAGACGTCGCCGTGGGCGAAATTGATCAGCCTCAGTACGCCATAAACCATGGTGTAGCCCAGGGCCACCAAGGCGTAGATGCTGCCCAGGGAAATGCCGTTGATGAGCTGCTGGAGGAAGCTTTGCATGCCCTAGAGGCCCGCTCCGGCGCCGCCGCGCGCGACGATTAAGGGGATACCGATTCCTTGAATTTGTTGCGGCCGTTGCCCTTTTCGTCCACGATCACTTCGAGCACCACCGCCGGCTTGACCGCATTGCGGTTCTCGTCCAGGGTGGTATTGCCGGTGACGCCCATGAAGGCTTTGGTCTGGGCCAGGGCCATCTTGATGCTATCGGGCTGGGTGCTATTGGCGCGCTTCATGGCGTCGGCCAGGACCAGGGCCGCATCGTACCCCAAGGCCGCCATGGCGTCCGGGATGCTATCGGAGGTGGTCCCGTAACGGGCTTTGTAGTCCTTCACGAATTTCTGCAGGATGGGGCTGGGATCGTCCACGGAGTAATGGTTGGAGTAATAGCATCCGTTCAGCGCATCCCCGCCGATTTCCCAGAGCTTGGAGGAATCCCAACCGTCGCCGCCCAGTAGGGGACCTTTGATGCCCGCCTTGCGGGCTTGCCGGGCGATCAGTCCCACCTCGGTATAATAGCCGGGCACGAATACCGCTTCCGGATCCTTGCCCTTGATGGAAGTCAATTGCGCGTTGAAGTCCTTATCGCCCTGGCTATAGCTTTCATCGGCGACGATCACGCCACCCAGTTTCTTGAAGTTCTCCACGAAGAAATTCGCCAGTCCCACGGAATAATCGCTCTTGATATCCCGCAGCACGGCCACCTTATGGACCTTCAAGGTGTTCATGGCGAACTTGGCCATCACCAGACCCTGGAACGGATCGATGAAGCAGACGCGGAAGATGTAGTCGCCCACTTGGGTGACCTTGGGATTGGTCGAGCCCGGGCTGACCATGGGGATGCGGCTGGCCTGGGCCACCGGCGCCGCCGCCAGGCTATTGGACGAAGCGATCTCGCCGAGCAGCGCGACCACGCGATCCTTGTTGATGAGCTTGGTCACCACGGTTTGCGCCTCTTCGGGCTTGCCTTGATCGTCCTCTACCAGCACCTTCAGCTTCTTGCCCAGCACCCCGCCGCTCTGGTTGATCGCGTCCACCGCCATCTCGATCCCCTTCTTCGAGCTCTGCCCGAAGGTGGCGGTCGCGCCGGTGAGCGATCCGTATTCCCCGATGAGGATCTCGTTGCCCGCATCCTTCTTGTCGCACCCGGCCAGTGCCAGCATCGCGGCGGCCAGGGCGGGAAGGGCGAGCAGGTGGAGCTTATCGAGCAGAAGGCTCGCCCGGGACTTGAGCTTCATCGGGGTCGTGAGCGGCATAGGGTCGGCCTTTGTTCGGGGTTGAGAGATCAGGCGAGTTACCTGATCGAAACCTCACGTGTGCATTGGCGCCGCGGAGACGGGCCGGCGAAAAGATAAGATTTATATTCATGCTGGCAATCGCGAGAGGAATCGAAATGTCCCAAACGAAATCCGGAATTCACCGTCTCCTGGCGCTCCTGACCCTGTTCGGAGCCGCGCTCCTATTGGGCGGATGCGGGTATAATGGGCTGCAATCCAAGGACGAGGACGTCAAAGCCGCCTGGTCGGAAGTGGTGAACCAGTACCAGCGTCGCGCCGATCTCGTCCCCAACCTCGTCAATACCGTCAAAGGCTACGCGACCCACGAGGAAAAGGTCCTGACCGAAGTGACCAACGCCCGCGCCCGCGTGGGATCGATCCAGGCCACGCCCGAACTGGTCAACGATCAGGAAGCCATGAACAAGTTCATCGCGGCCCAGCGCAGCATGACGGGGGCCTTGAGCCGACTGATGGTCGTCAGCGAGAATTACCCCAACATCAAGGCCGACGCATCCTTCCGGGATCTCGCCGCCCAATTGGAAGGCACGGAAAACCGCATCACGGTGGCGCGCAACCGGTATATCGACGCGGTGCGCGAATACAACGTGCAGGTACGGTCCTTCCCGGGCAACCTAACCGCCAAGATGTTCGGCATGAAGACCAAGGCGAACTTCTCGGTGGAGAACGAGCAAGAAATCTCGACGGCTCCGAAGGTGGATTTCGGCCCGCCCCCGGCGGCTCCCGCCGCCCCGACCGGTTCCGCGGCCCCGTCCGCGCCCGCCGCCGGCGGTAAATCCCCTTGATGCGGACCGCCAGGGCGCGCGTCCCCCTGAACGCGGCCCTCCTGTTCATCCTGCTAACCGGCTTCGCCGCCATCGCCCGCGCGGCGGACGATCGCGTTCCCGTCCCGCCCTTGTCCGGACGGGTCGTCGATCTGACCCGCACCCTTTCCCCGGAAGTCCAACGCGATCTCGACGAAAGGCTCTCCGCCTTCGAGGAACGCAAGGGCAGCCAAGTGGCCGTGCTCATCGTTCCCACCACCCAGCCCGAGGCCATCGAGCAATTCTCCATCCGCGTGGCCGAGCAATGGAAGCTGGGCCGCAAGAAGGTGGACGACGGGGCCATCCTGGTGGTCGCCAAGGACGATCATGCCTTGCGCATCGAAGTCGGCTACGGCCTGGAAGGCGCGCTCACCGACATCGCCTCCAAGCGCATCATCAGCGACATCATCGCCCCGCGTTTCCGCGAGGGCGATTTCGACGGCGGCATCGCGGCGGGCGTGGACGCGATGGTGAAGGTGATCGACGGCGAACCGCTGCCCGCGCCGCAACCGCGTTCCCGGACCGGTTCGCCCGGCGGCGGCACGACCCCGGGCCTCCTCTTCCTGGCCTTGTTCATGGCTTGGGCCCTCGCGCGCGGGGTCGCCGCCCTTTTCGGCCCCATGCGCGGCGGGCTGGTTTCGGGCGGCGTGGTGGGCGGCATCGCGTTCCTGATCCTGAAGTCCATCGCCTTCGCCTCGGTCCTGGGCTTCCTGGCATTCATACTTACCTCCATCTTCGGCAGCGGCGGCGGCTTGGGCGGATCCGGCGTACGGCGACGCGGACCGGGCGGTTTCGGGGGCTTCGGCGGCCTGGGCGGGGGAGGCTGGGGCGCCGGATCCGGAGGCGGATGGGGCGGCGGCTCCGGGGGAGGCTTTTCCGGCGGCGGCGGCGGGTTCGGCGGCGGCGGCGCATCGGGGGGATGGTGAAGATGGATTGGAAACGCCTGGCGCGCCATCTTTGGATCGGAAAGCCGGAGCGCGATCGGACCTTCCCGCAAGCTTCCTTGGATCGAATCACGGCGGCCATCGCGGCGGCCGAAACCAAGCATCATGGCGAGATCCGTTTCGCGGTACAATCCTCCCTGCATGCCTCGGAAATCCTGCATGGGATCAGCGCCCGCCAGAAGGCGATCGAAACCTTCGCGCGGCTGGGGGTGTGGGACACGGAGGCCAATAACGGCGTCCTCATCTACCTGCTCTTGGCCGATCGGAACGTGGAAATCGTCGCCGATCGCGGCGTGCACGCCAAGGTGGGCGCGGAGGGCTGGGAAGCGATTTGCGGCAAGATGGAAGCGGAGTTCCGGGCGGGTCGTTTCGAAGCCGGCGTGCTGGCCGGCATCGCCGAAGTGGGTCGCCATCTGGAGACCCATTTCCCGCGGCGGGGCGCCGACGTGAACGAGTTGCCGGATGAGCCGGTGATGTTCTGAAGCCGCGGCCCGCCCCTTGGCAAGGCGGAACCGCGGCCCTCCGTCCAGGGTGTCAGACGTTCCCGGACGGATTTATTTGATTCCCATTCCTTCCCAAGCCAATTACGGATTCGAAGTCAGGATCCCGCTCAGGCTCCATTCCACCTTGGCCGAACCGTCCGGGCCCTTGTACTCCGCCGAGAAGCCGGTGGGGGAGAAGGAACCTTTCAGGGTCACGCTCGTGCCGTTGGCGTAATCCGCCTCGCCCGAGAATGTTCCCGCCGTGGGAAGCTGGCCATGGGGGATGGCGGAGGCGCTTACGAAGTCGAACTCGGCATGGCGCTCCAGGCCGAAACGCTTATCGCTTTCCACGTGGATGCTGTAGCAGGAATCATCGGCATCGGTGGAAAGATCCTGGCCCGGATTCATGGCGAATACGATGACGGCATGCTGCAAGGTATCGTCATCGGCGGTCTTGGTCGTTTCCAGGGTCACGTACATGGTGTCGCCCTTCACGATCTCCTCCCCGCCCGCGCGGTTCTTGAGGGTGGCCGAATTGGTCCGCCCGTTCTTGGTGGTCTCCACGTAGGAGAAGCTCTTGGGTTCGTTACCTGCCTTATGGGCCAATACCTTCAGCTTGGCCTTGAAGTCCACCCTCTCGATCAGGGGCCGATCCTTGGGCTCGATGTCCGAGTATTGGACCAGCACCATGCAGTCCTTCGAATTGTCGACCACGATCCCGTCGCCGTCGGCGTCCTGGAATGAACCCGTCCCGATCACCACGCCGTCCTTGCTGCGGGTCCACTTCGCTTCGTACACGATATTGTCGTCTTCCGTATCGAAGTTCTCGTCCTTTCCGGCTCCGGCTACCACCTCGGTCTTTTCCACGCTGCCGCCCTGATCCACGGTGAAGGTGATCTTCACCTTATTGTCCCCGCCCGCGACCGCGTTCACCAGGCCGTCGCCATCGGCATCGGCGAACTCGCTGGTCTCTACGCGCAGGTTGCCGATGCCGCGGTTCACCCGCTTGAAAGAGATGATGTTCTTGTCCTTCTGGGCGGTGTCCCGGGCCCGGTCATCCCATTTCACGATGGCCGTATCCTCGATGCTGTTCAGCACGATGTTGTACTTATGGTAGATGAGGGCGAAGCCCTTGCCGGTGTCGTCGAGGTTGGCCATCACGCCCCCGCCGATGTCGATGTCGGCGGCGCCCTTGGCCAAGGCCGCGGCCTTTTGCAAGCTCCCGACGCCGGTGGAAATGCCATTGAGATCCTCCAGGCCCGTGGGCGCGGTCGCCGTCGAATTCCATTGCAGGCTTTGCGAGTAGCTGTTCATCAAGGTGCGGCCCGCCACTTGGGCGTCCACCTTGGCGTTCTTGAATTGCGGATCGACCGCGATTTTGTCCTCGTTGGAGGTGACGCAGGCTCCGAGGAATAAGGCCGCGGCCAGAAGGCCGGCCCGGGCAGTCTTGCGGGCAAGGATGGGATTCATGGGGTTTCCTTTTGAAAATGGAAAAAGCCGTCCGACACGCTTTGAATATACCGCCCTGCGCTAGGCTGTGTAAAGTACATATCGGATAATGATTACATAATATTCAGATTAAACCCAAAATTAAATGAATTAAAGCCATATTATGAGAGAAATTTCGAAGGAAATAAAATATAGGATGATTACAAAAATTGGCGCTCTGGCGGCTATTTTCCGCAAGATTCAATGCCCGTAAGCGGCTCGATCGCCGACCAACCGCCCATCAGGTTCAATGTCCAATCCGTGGGCGATGTCCAGGGAACGGACAACGGGAGGGCGATGCTTCGGCAGGGAGGTGCTGCTGGCGGCCTCATTTCGCCGCTTCCTTGGTTGGTACGGGCTTTGCCTTGGGAATGGGCAAGCTTCCGGATGCCATTCCGGCTCCGGATCTCCAGGAGGCCCTCCATGTCCCTCGCGCCCGTTCCTTTCCGCATCGCCGCGCTCGCGGCGGCCCTCCTCGCCTTGGCCGCTCCCGGCCATGCCTCCCCCCCGCGCCATCTGGAGTCCGAGACGGGATCGTATAACGGCGAGGAGGACGGACCCGTTTCCCCCGCCTCGGTGGCCCGATCCCGCTTGGGGCTTTCGGTGCAAAGCGTGGATGCCGAGCTCGCCGATGCCCTGGGACTGCACGCCGATAAGGGGGCCATCGTAACCGCGGTGTTACCCGGGGGGCCTGGCGAGGAGGCGGGATTGAAGCGCGGGGACGTGATCCTGCGCGTGGAGGATGCGGTGGTGCGGGGCGCCGACGGGTTGGCGGCGGCTTTCGGCTCGATCAAGCCCGGGCGCGAGACCGATCTCACCTTGGTGCGCGGCATCAAGACCCTGGAACTGTCCATCACCCCCAGGAGCATGCCGCCCGCGGCCCGCGTCGGGGGCGATGAGGAGGATCGGGAGATGCCGCGCGGGGAACGCCTGGGGTTGAAGGTCGCCGATCCCGATCGCTGGCTTCGGCGCCGGTATGGAATCGGGCCGGGCGAAGGCGTGGTGGTGCTGAGCGTGGCCGAAGGCAGCCGGGCCCAAGCGGCCGGGATCCAGGAAGGCGACTTGATCGTGGAGGCGAATCGCCGCGAGCTGAGGTCGGCGGGCGATTTGTTGGCCGCCGTTTCCAACGGACGGAAGCGCGGCAGGATATTGCTGCTTGTGCGTCGCGGCGAGGATGTCCTTTACATGCCTATCCGTTTTAATTGAATCGCTTCAATTGAAGCGATTTTCCGGCTTCGGCGCCTAAGGGGCGCCACCGTTCCCCTTAGGCGCGCGAAAATCCCTTGCGCCCGGTATCATTAGGTAGATATTCCTTGGCTGACCTGGATGCCCTGCGCGTCCGGGAGAGGGAGAGCCGAAGCGGTGGTACGAATCGCCTTGAACCATGCCATGCGCCAGGCCCTGGGGGCCTTGGCGCGTTTCCCCCTGGTTTTCGCAGCGGGGGTGATCGGGGCGGTGGCGGCGCTGACCTTGAACCATCTGCCCTTCGGGGAAAGCGATGCGCGCGCGGTGGCGGGCAACCTGGCCATGACGGCCTGGTTGGGCGTGCCGTTCCTCTTCGCCTTGGCCGCCGCCGCCGAGGCCAGGCGCCTGCCCATGTGGGCGGCCTTGGGCCTGCAAGGCGCCGGAGTGGCGTGTTTGCTCGGGTATTATCGCTTGATGGCGGCATCCCCTTGGCCGGTACGCGTCTCCCGCTTCTGGTTGTGCATGCTGGCGGCCCATCTGCTCGCTTCCCTGGCGGCCGGCATCGGGCCGGGCGCCAGCGCCGAATCCTTCTGGCGTTATAACCAGCGCTTGGCCTCGCGCTTGGGATTGTCCCTGGGCTACGGCGCCCTCATGCATTTGGGCCTGGGGTTGGGCCTGGCGGCGATCAAGGGGCTATTCGAATTGGATTTCCCGGACGCATGGTTCCTCGATCCGGGCATCTTCGCGTTGGGCGTATTTAATACCTGGTTCTTCCTGGCGGGCGTGCCCATGCCGGTAAGCGCAGCCGCCGCCGCCCCGGCCGAGAGCGAACCCGTCTATCCCTATCCCCGCCAATTGCGGGTGCTGGTGCAGCTTATCCTTATGCCCCTGGTCTGCGTCTACCTGATCATAATTTACGCCTACGGCGTCCGCACCATGATGATGGGCCATTGGCCCATGGGTTGGGTAACCTGGCTGTTACTGGCCTTCTGCGGCATGGCCCTGCTCTGCCTGTTCCTGGCGCAACCCCTGGCCGATCGCGGAGGGAACCGTTGGGTCAAGCTGTATTGTCGGCATTTCCACGTGGCCCTGGTCCCGGTGTTGATCCTGCTCTTCGCCGCCATCGGCAAACGCGTGCAGGAATACGGCATCACCGAGAACCGCTATTTCGCCTTGGCCCTGGGGGTCTGGCTGGCCGGAATCGTTTTGCATGCCGCCGTGGACGCTCCGCGGGACCTGCGCTTGCTTCCGGGCTCTCTGTGCCTGGCCGCCTTGATGGCCGCCTTCGGGCCTTGGGGCGCATTCGAGGTTTCGCGCAAGAGCCAGGAGCTTCGGCTCAAGGGCTTGCTCGATTCGCACGGCATGCTGGTGGGTGGCAAGCTGGCGAAGGCGCCGGGCCGCGTCCCTCGCCTGGCCATCCGTGAAATCGGGGGCATCGCCGGGTACTTGGAAGAACATGAACGCCTATCCGATTTGAAGCCCTGGCTGCCCGCTATAGATGATTCCGGGCAGACCAATTCGGTGGCCTGGCACAAGGCCTTGGACAGCCGGTTCGCGTTGCTGGAAGCGTTGGAACTGCCCTTCATGCCCCCCGAAGCCACGGGACCGGACCATGCCGAAGCCGTGGCTTTCAATTGCCGCGGGCTGGCCGCGCCCTTGCGCAAGGTGACGGGCTTCGATTATCTGATCGCCGATTTCCGGATCGGACCGGGCGCGCCCGCGGCCAGCGACGAGAACGCCCCCGCCGACGATGCGGCTTTCCGTTTCGCCTTCGATTCCACCTCGGGGCTTTTGCGGTTCCAAAGCGGAAAGGATACCAGCGGCCTGGCGCTGGATTTGGCGGGTCATTTCCAGAAGCTCCGACGGCGCTATCCGGACGCCTACGACCTGAATCTTCCGCCGGAGGAGATGCAGCTCGAGGCGGAGGACGCGGAGCTAAAGGTATTGGCCCACCTGCGCAGCCTGAACGGATTGGCGGACGCGGACGGGGCGCGCCTGAAAGGCTTCGCCGTCGATCTCTTCGTGGCCCTGAAGGGCAAGCCGCGCGCCCGGGGACGGACCGCCCTCGCGCAAAGCGCGGGGGACGCGCGTTAAGGAACCGTTCGTTCCTAGGCCTGGATTTCCACCCGCTTGGGTTTCGCTTCTTCCCGGCGCGGGATACGTAACTCCAGGACTCCCATGTCGAGCCGGGCTTGGATGGAATCCTTATCGAACCCCTGGCCCAACCGGAAGGAACGATGGTAATTGCCCGGGGCCCATTCCCGGAATAGCGCGCCTTCGGGTTCCTTGAATCCGTTGCGGGCATAGACCTGTAAGGTGTCCGATTCGTCCACCTCCACGCGCACTTGTCCCTTTTCCACCCCTGGGACATCCAGAGATAAGATCAAGCCGTCCTCGTTTTCGTAAACGCACGCATCGGGTAGA includes these proteins:
- a CDS encoding ABC transporter ATP-binding protein; translated protein: MLELKQVSSRYGAIAALTEVSFSVEKGGLATLIGSNGAGKSTTLRSIMGLVQPYAGEVLFEGRKLNRMPTHKIAALGIALVPEGRAVFANLTVRENLELGGYLGRDGKKLRRDLDHVYELFPRLKERLAQMAGTLSGGEQQMLAIGRALMANPRLLLLDEPSLGLAPLVVKAIFDAIARINADGTTVLLVEQNANLALARSKHAYVLETGRITMSGPSGDLAKDPRVQEAYLGE
- a CDS encoding YgcG family protein, with product MRTARARVPLNAALLFILLTGFAAIARAADDRVPVPPLSGRVVDLTRTLSPEVQRDLDERLSAFEERKGSQVAVLIVPTTQPEAIEQFSIRVAEQWKLGRKKVDDGAILVVAKDDHALRIEVGYGLEGALTDIASKRIISDIIAPRFREGDFDGGIAAGVDAMVKVIDGEPLPAPQPRSRTGSPGGGTTPGLLFLALFMAWALARGVAALFGPMRGGLVSGGVVGGIAFLILKSIAFASVLGFLAFILTSIFGSGGGLGGSGVRRRGPGGFGGFGGLGGGGWGAGSGGGWGGGSGGGFSGGGGGFGGGGASGGW
- a CDS encoding PDZ domain-containing protein, whose protein sequence is MSLAPVPFRIAALAAALLALAAPGHASPPRHLESETGSYNGEEDGPVSPASVARSRLGLSVQSVDAELADALGLHADKGAIVTAVLPGGPGEEAGLKRGDVILRVEDAVVRGADGLAAAFGSIKPGRETDLTLVRGIKTLELSITPRSMPPAARVGGDEEDREMPRGERLGLKVADPDRWLRRRYGIGPGEGVVVLSVAEGSRAQAAGIQEGDLIVEANRRELRSAGDLLAAVSNGRKRGRILLLVRRGEDVLYMPIRFN
- a CDS encoding ABC transporter substrate-binding protein — translated: MKLKSRASLLLDKLHLLALPALAAAMLALAGCDKKDAGNEILIGEYGSLTGATATFGQSSKKGIEMAVDAINQSGGVLGKKLKVLVEDDQGKPEEAQTVVTKLINKDRVVALLGEIASSNSLAAAPVAQASRIPMVSPGSTNPKVTQVGDYIFRVCFIDPFQGLVMAKFAMNTLKVHKVAVLRDIKSDYSVGLANFFVENFKKLGGVIVADESYSQGDKDFNAQLTSIKGKDPEAVFVPGYYTEVGLIARQARKAGIKGPLLGGDGWDSSKLWEIGGDALNGCYYSNHYSVDDPSPILQKFVKDYKARYGTTSDSIPDAMAALGYDAALVLADAMKRANSTQPDSIKMALAQTKAFMGVTGNTTLDENRNAVKPAVVLEVIVDEKGNGRNKFKESVSP
- a CDS encoding TPM domain-containing protein codes for the protein MDWKRLARHLWIGKPERDRTFPQASLDRITAAIAAAETKHHGEIRFAVQSSLHASEILHGISARQKAIETFARLGVWDTEANNGVLIYLLLADRNVEIVADRGVHAKVGAEGWEAICGKMEAEFRAGRFEAGVLAGIAEVGRHLETHFPRRGADVNELPDEPVMF
- a CDS encoding branched-chain amino acid ABC transporter permease, giving the protein MPAVVKRLLWLLGAPLALLVLQWGLSALLLDGPIRQGPYYYQILILAGINIVLAVSLNLTNGITGQFSIGHAGFFAVGAYVAASVSFYGGPALRSALAFLPPLGQDTGVLLAALLAAAIATALAGLLVGIPSLRLRGDYLAIVTLGFGEIIRVLILNIDAVGGARGFGGIPKLSNFFWVYLLVFAVIATVRNLVRSSYGRAFLAIRENEIAAQAMGIDVTRHKVLAFVIGAVFAGMAGCLFGHFTMYLHTNSFTFVKSFEIIIMVSIGGLGSIEGAVLGAVLLTILPEAFRGFEGMRMVIYSLALILIMIFRPQGLLGTASLFGGRGKRKAKP
- a CDS encoding branched-chain amino acid ABC transporter permease, which gives rise to MQSFLQQLINGISLGSIYALVALGYTMVYGVLRLINFAHGDVYMLGAYFGYYSARFLRPYMSGNPWLDTFEVLAASMIGCAIAGLLIERLAYRPVRRASRLTLLIIAIGVSLLIEYSSQLVFGAEPKFFPQLIPEKAWHLGGVIITNQQMVVLIMAVLLMVLLNLFIYRTRTGKAMRAVSFNLDAAKLMGIDTDRIIALTFALGSALAAAGGVLVSINIPGIDPLMGVMTGLKAFVAAVLGGIGNIFGAVIGGLILGLAEVMVAGYGSSTYRDAIAFLILIAILLFKPSGILGKGQVEKV
- a CDS encoding LemA family protein, giving the protein MSQTKSGIHRLLALLTLFGAALLLGGCGYNGLQSKDEDVKAAWSEVVNQYQRRADLVPNLVNTVKGYATHEEKVLTEVTNARARVGSIQATPELVNDQEAMNKFIAAQRSMTGALSRLMVVSENYPNIKADASFRDLAAQLEGTENRITVARNRYIDAVREYNVQVRSFPGNLTAKMFGMKTKANFSVENEQEISTAPKVDFGPPPAAPAAPTGSAAPSAPAAGGKSP
- a CDS encoding ABC transporter ATP-binding protein, producing MAGLLEVASVTIRFGGLVAVKDLSFTVAEGELFGLIGPNGAGKTTVFNLITGVYAPTAGTIRFAGREVQGRPPHRIAAAGIARTFQNIRLFPDLTVLENVMVSRHMHRRQSLAGAIFRTADFLREEEEFRADALRLLELFQMGHLENEQAANLPYGSQRRLEIARALAAKPRLLLLDEPAAGMNPQESADLMRLIRRVRDEFKVSILLVEHNMKVVMGVCERIQVLVHGEGIAIGEPGAIRSDPKVIEAYLGQEHA